Within Gemmatimonadota bacterium, the genomic segment TTCAGAATCCCATTGTCACCATATCGCATCTGAGCCTGTATTACGGCGAGACGCAGGCCCTTTTTGACATTGATATGCAGATTCCCGAGTATCGGGTAACGGCTCTTATCGGTCCTTCGGGGTGCGGGAAGTCAACGCTGTTGCGGTGTATGAATAGGCTGAACGATTTGATCGATTCGGTGCGTATTGAGGGTGTGGTTGAAATTGACAATGACGACATTTACGATCCCGGATACGATGTAATTTCGCTGCGGCGCCAGGTCGGAATGGTGTTTCAAAAGTCCAATCCCTTTCCCAAGTCGATCTATGAAAATCTCGTTTACGGTTTGAGAATTGCAGGTGAAAATCGGCGGGCGGTACTCGATGAGGTGGTGGAACGCAGTTTGCGTGCTGCCGCGCTTTGGGATGAGGTAAAAGACAGGCTCGATGACAGTGCTCTGGGCCTTTCGGGAGGACAACAGCAGAGGTTGTGCATTGCGCGTGCAATTGCTGTTGAGCCTTCGGTGATCTTGATGGATGAACCCTGTTCGGCACTGGATCCAATTGCGACGGGACGCATTGAAGAGACAATTGAAGAGCTCAAAAAGCAATATACGATCGTGATTGTAACACATAATATGCAGCAGGCATCGCGCATTTCGGACTATACGGCGTTTTTTTATTTGGGACGTTTGATCGAGATGGCCGAAACGAGTGAGATGTTTACCAATCCGCAGCTCAAGCAAACCGAAGATTATGTGACGGGGCGATTTGGGTAAGAACGGAGTGATTATTATGGAGCGTACTCTCGACCAGCATCTCGACCACCTCAAAGGTGAGTTGTTGAAGATGGGTAGTGCGGTAGAAGAGTCTATTGAACAGGCAGTACAATCGCTTGTAGAGCGCGACAATCACCTCGTTGATGTGGTTGAAGAAGGTGGGGATCACATCGACGATTGGGAAGTGGCGATAGAAGAAGAGTGTTTGAAGTTGTTGGCTGTGCAGCAACCCGTGGCTGGCGATTTGCGCCTGGTGGCGGGCATTATGAAGATCAATTACGATCTCGAGCGCATCAATGATCAGGCAGTCAATATCGCTCAGCGCGCCCGCTTGCTCAATCAGATGCCGCAATTGAAACCATTAATTGATATTCCACGAATGGCCGAGTTGGCACGGGGTATGGTCAGGGATGCTCTGGATGCATTTGTCAATCGCGATGTGGAATTGGCCAATAAGGTGCGTCGAATTGACGATACTATGGATGCCTTGCGCGATCAAATTTTCCGCGAGTTGTTGACGTACTTAAACACGGGTATGCCCGCGACTGTGGATCAGGCTATTTTGCTCATTCTCGTGTCCAGGCATCTGGAGCGCATTGGCGATCATTCATCCAATATTGCCGAAAATGCCGTCTATCTCGTTCAAGGGCGCATTGTGAGACATAAAAAGGAGGAATTGCGCGCAGAAGAGTGATCCCCCTTTGTGGCGAACACTGTTGTGTAAACGACACGCGATTGTAACACGGCGATGATATTATACCCAAAGCACGACGTATTCTCCCTCTTGGGAACCGGCTCGCGACCCGGTTCCCATTTTTTTGCCCCGAATTTGAATTCGGGGCTTTTTCGTTGACCCAAAATTGGTACCTGTGTATTTTACTGTCTGGAGAGACTACTATATTATATTAATATTACAAAATAAGGTGGTTGATCTCTTTGTCCAGTTGCATAAAATCCGAAGCCCGATTTTGCGAGCGATGCGGGACTTTGCTGGTTGTAAAAGCAGTTGAAGATCGGGAGAGGCCCTGTTGTCCGTCGTGTGGATTTGTGGCTTATCTCGACCCCAAGGTAGCCGCTGGGGTTATTGTAACTCTCGATGGTGGCGTCGTCTTGCTCAAGCGCAATATTGATCCCGGGTTTGGCAAATGGGTGTTCCCCGGCGGATATGTAGATGCGGGCGAGCCAACCGATGTCGCGGCTGTGCGTGAAACCCGCGAGGAGGTGGGGTTAGAGGTTGAGATTGGCGAGTTGCTCGGCGTGTTGTCTTATGAAGGGGAGCGGGTGGTGCTGATTGTTTATACTGGACGGGTTGTGGGCGGAAAGTTGGAAGGCAATTTTGAATCGCAGGCTGTGGCTACATTTGCCCCTCGGGATATTCCCTGGCGTGATCTGGCTTTTGACACGACCAGAGAGGCATTGCAAATTTGGGTGGCACAGTATGGCGAAATGTACGCAAAAGAAAGGTTATTATGCTGAATTCTATTGAAGATGTTGAAGAGCGGTTTGCCGAGCAGGGGTATATCACGGACCGCACATTGGCAACGACGATTTTTTTGGCGCAGTCGCTTGGCAAACCGATTTTTCTCGAAGGGGAGCCAGGCGTTGGAAAGACGGAAGTGGCCAAAGTTATGGCCGGCATTTTTGATACTGAGTTGATTCGATTGCAGTGCTATGAAGGCATTGATGCCAATACGGCATTGTACGAATGGAATTATCCGCGCCAGATGCTGGAGTTGAGGCTTGAAGAGGCGCGAGGAATCGACAAGGCCGAAATAGGTCAAAATATTTTTCGCGAAGATTTTTTGCTCAAGCGTCCCCTTTTGTCGGCTCTTGAAGGGAGCGCAGAAAAGCAACAGGTGTTGTTGATTGACGAAGTGGATCGGTCAGATGAAGAGTTTGAAGCGTTTTTGCTCGAAGTGTTGTCCGATTTCCAGATTACGATTCCCGAGATTGGTGCGATAAGAGCGATGCAGGTGCCGTTTGTCGTGCTTACGTCCAATCGAACGCGCGAGTTGCACGACGCGCTGAAGCGCCGGTGTTTGTATTTGTGGATTGACTATCCCACGTTTAGCAAAGAGATGGATATTGTGCGGTCGCGTGTGTCGGGTGTGCAGGACGAATTGGCACAACAGGTTTGCGGGTTTATGCAATTGTTGCGCAATCGCGATTTTTACAAAAAACCCGGCGTTGCCGAAACGATTGATTGGGCACTGGCTCTGATGGCTATGCAGGTTGAAGAACTGGATCCTCACACAGTTGATGCGACATTGGGATGTGTTTTGAAGTATAAAGAAGATATTGAAAAAATTCAGGAAGACGGTCTGCCACAACTGATTGAGAAGGCCCGATTGCTGAAAGAGCGCACGCAAGTTGCCGTTTAGGAGATTATATGCCAAGGACCATGCTGGGACGAGTTGTCGGTTTTTCAAGGGCTTTGCACAGTGCAGGCGTTGAAGTCAATGCGGGCAATCTCATTGATTTGTGCGACAGTTTTCGATATATCAATCTGCACAATCGGAGCGATTTTTACGCTGCTGCGCGTGCGACTCTGGTGTCGCGCTATGACGATCTGGAGACTTTTGACGAGGTTTTCAGAGCTTTCTGGGCGCGGCCGATTTTGCC encodes:
- the pstB gene encoding phosphate ABC transporter ATP-binding protein PstB — encoded protein: MAEAVLANTRSEAIVPDIQNPIVTISHLSLYYGETQALFDIDMQIPEYRVTALIGPSGCGKSTLLRCMNRLNDLIDSVRIEGVVEIDNDDIYDPGYDVISLRRQVGMVFQKSNPFPKSIYENLVYGLRIAGENRRAVLDEVVERSLRAAALWDEVKDRLDDSALGLSGGQQQRLCIARAIAVEPSVILMDEPCSALDPIATGRIEETIEELKKQYTIVIVTHNMQQASRISDYTAFFYLGRLIEMAETSEMFTNPQLKQTEDYVTGRFG
- the phoU gene encoding phosphate signaling complex protein PhoU, coding for MERTLDQHLDHLKGELLKMGSAVEESIEQAVQSLVERDNHLVDVVEEGGDHIDDWEVAIEEECLKLLAVQQPVAGDLRLVAGIMKINYDLERINDQAVNIAQRARLLNQMPQLKPLIDIPRMAELARGMVRDALDAFVNRDVELANKVRRIDDTMDALRDQIFRELLTYLNTGMPATVDQAILLILVSRHLERIGDHSSNIAENAVYLVQGRIVRHKKEELRAEE
- a CDS encoding NUDIX domain-containing protein; amino-acid sequence: MSSCIKSEARFCERCGTLLVVKAVEDRERPCCPSCGFVAYLDPKVAAGVIVTLDGGVVLLKRNIDPGFGKWVFPGGYVDAGEPTDVAAVRETREEVGLEVEIGELLGVLSYEGERVVLIVYTGRVVGGKLEGNFESQAVATFAPRDIPWRDLAFDTTREALQIWVAQYGEMYAKERLLC
- a CDS encoding MoxR family ATPase, giving the protein MLNSIEDVEERFAEQGYITDRTLATTIFLAQSLGKPIFLEGEPGVGKTEVAKVMAGIFDTELIRLQCYEGIDANTALYEWNYPRQMLELRLEEARGIDKAEIGQNIFREDFLLKRPLLSALEGSAEKQQVLLIDEVDRSDEEFEAFLLEVLSDFQITIPEIGAIRAMQVPFVVLTSNRTRELHDALKRRCLYLWIDYPTFSKEMDIVRSRVSGVQDELAQQVCGFMQLLRNRDFYKKPGVAETIDWALALMAMQVEELDPHTVDATLGCVLKYKEDIEKIQEDGLPQLIEKARLLKERTQVAV